A portion of the Cellulophaga algicola DSM 14237 genome contains these proteins:
- a CDS encoding UDP-3-O-(3-hydroxymyristoyl)glucosamine N-acyltransferase produces MKFPIPHSLQQIASIIQSEFVGPDDFQILGMNEIHVVEPGDIVFVDHPKYYEKALNSKATTILINKKVDCPEGKALLISEDPFRDFNKLTAFFKPFKKTSQSISSTARIGKDTVIQPNTFVGNHVVIGDNCRIHSNVSIYDNCVIGNNVTIHAGTVLGSDAFYYKNRPEGFDQLLSGGRVVIEDNVDIGALCTFDRGVTGDTRVKKGTKIDNQVHVGHDTVIGEKCLIASQTGIAGCVIIEDEVTLWGQVGVISAITIGKKAVVLAQSGISKSLEGNATYFGSPAEEAREKMKQMAWIKQIPNIIKK; encoded by the coding sequence ATGAAATTTCCTATTCCTCATAGTTTACAGCAAATTGCTAGCATTATTCAGTCTGAATTTGTGGGTCCTGATGATTTCCAGATTTTAGGGATGAACGAGATACATGTTGTTGAGCCAGGTGATATTGTTTTTGTAGATCACCCGAAGTATTATGAAAAAGCATTAAACTCTAAGGCGACTACAATTTTAATCAATAAAAAAGTAGATTGCCCTGAAGGGAAAGCATTGTTAATTTCAGAGGATCCTTTTAGGGACTTTAATAAACTTACCGCTTTTTTTAAACCATTTAAGAAAACATCACAAAGTATTTCTTCAACAGCTAGAATAGGGAAAGATACTGTTATTCAGCCAAATACGTTTGTGGGTAACCATGTTGTTATAGGTGATAATTGTAGGATACATTCTAATGTTTCTATTTATGATAATTGTGTTATCGGAAATAATGTGACCATACATGCGGGAACAGTTTTAGGGTCAGATGCATTTTATTATAAAAATAGGCCAGAAGGTTTTGATCAATTATTATCTGGAGGACGTGTTGTTATTGAAGATAATGTTGATATAGGTGCACTTTGTACTTTTGATAGGGGTGTTACTGGAGATACTAGGGTAAAAAAAGGAACTAAGATAGATAATCAAGTTCATGTTGGTCATGATACTGTAATTGGTGAAAAGTGCTTAATAGCATCGCAAACTGGTATTGCCGGTTGTGTAATTATTGAAGACGAAGTTACCCTCTGGGGGCAAGTAGGAGTCATAAGTGCTATCACGATTGGAAAAAAAGCAGTAGTTTTAGCACAATCCGGAATTTCAAAATCTCTTGAAGGAAATGCCACGTATTTTGGA